One region of Triticum aestivum cultivar Chinese Spring chromosome 6B, IWGSC CS RefSeq v2.1, whole genome shotgun sequence genomic DNA includes:
- the LOC123137129 gene encoding protein FAR1-RELATED SEQUENCE 5 isoform X2: MEFVDMDGNLRSTTGLIPVCSLTAARDHAVCPAQSNCSSGSSRVCEIVRTEGGIQHHNVSDKVRAMELAIIDELPNTTHRWCKWHVLKKAKERLGVLYGKKSEFKKDFQMLVHHVLTKEEFENGWAEMLAKYGLQKHPFLTQIYEVRHKWAKPYFMGVFCANMTSTRGSESANHLLKGYVPWDVLCIYLLSNSRRYYLIETQRKAIKKNALQLQV; the protein is encoded by the exons ATGGAGTTCGTCGACATGGACGGAAATCTAAG atcaacaactggtttgatTCCTGTCTGTTCCTTGACGGCGGCAAGGGATCATGCTGTTTGTCCTGCTCAATCAAACTGTTCGTCAGGATCATCTAGGGTTTGCGAGATTGTCAGAACAGAGGGAGGGATCCAGCATCATAATGTTTCAGACAAGGTCCGCGCAATGGAGCTAGCTATCATTGATGAACTACCGAATACAACTCACCGTTGGTGCAAGTGGCACGTGTTAAAGAAGGCGAAAGAAAGGTTGGGTGTCCTTTATGGAAAGAAATCGGAGTTCAAGAAAGACTTCCAAATGTTGGTGCATCATGTTTTAACTAAAGAGGAATTTGAGAACGGGTGGGCTGAAATGTTAGCAAAATACGGTTTGCAAAAACATCCATTCCTAACACAAATATATGAGGTTAGGCATAAGTGGGCCAAACCGTACTTCATGGGTGTGTTCTGTGCAAATATGACAAGCACACGAGGAAGTGAAAGTGCAAATCATTTGTTGAAGGGGTATGTACCGTGGGATGTCCTATGCATCTATTTATTAAGCAATTCGAGAAGATATTATTTGATAGAGACTCAGAGGAAAGCTATCAAGAAAAACGCACTGCAATT gcaggtgtag
- the LOC123137130 gene encoding dynein 11 kDa light chain, flagellar outer arm, producing MDPASEELERRSHYLSSLIRRTKLNAAPAPPPRTSHPKPETKLELERERSPIRRTKLKLNAAPALPPSTTHPETGKLEREPGPKNQNLVEAKALVEREVKEGDGKGKEERKVSVRVRAADMPVVLQRRAIRLAYDAVSATPRADGKRLALVLKKEFDASYGPAWHCIVGTSFGSYVTHTLGGFLYFSVDKVHILLFRTAVEPLGHLR from the exons ATGGATCCGGCGTCCGAGGAGCTCGAGCGCCGCAGCCACTACCTCAGCTCACTCATCCGCCGCACCAAGCTCAATGCCGCGCCCGCCCCGCCACCTCGTACTTCTCACCCGAAGCCGGAGAcgaagctggagctggagcgggagcGCTCGCCCATCCGCCGCACCAAGCTCAAGCTCAACGCCGCGCCCGCCCTCCCTCCTTCTACCACTCACCCGGAGACCGGGAAACTGGAGCGGGAGCCGGGCCCTAAGAACCAGAACCTCGTTGAGGCCAAAGCATTGGTGGAGAGGGAAGTGAAAGAGGGCGacggaaaggggaaggaggagaggaaggTCTCGGTGCGGGTCCGGGCGGCCGACATGCCGGTGGTGCTGCAGCGGCGCGCGATCCGGCTCGCCTACGATGCTGTCTCTGCAACACCGCGGGCCGACGGCAAGCGTCTAGCCCTCGTGCTCAAGAAG GAATTTGACGCGTCATACGGCCCTGCTTGGCACTGCATTGTTGGGACAAGCTTTGGCTCCTATGTTACTCACACATTGGGAGGTTTCTTATACTTCTCTGTTGACAAGGTCCACATTCTTCTCTTCAGAACTGCTGTTGAGCCATTAGGCCATCTGCGGTGA
- the LOC123137129 gene encoding protein FAR1-RELATED SEQUENCE 5 isoform X1, which translates to MEFVDMDGNLRSTTGLIPVCSLTAARDHAVCPAQSNCSSGSSRVCEIVRTEGGIQHHNVSDKVRAMELAIIDELPNTTHRWCKWHVLKKAKERLGVLYGKKSEFKKDFQMLVHHVLTKEEFENGWAEMLAKYGLQKHPFLTQIYEVRHKWAKPYFMGVFCANMTSTRGSESANHLLKGYVPWDVLCIYLLSNSRRYYLIETQRKAIKKNALQLCSLEGELAFGMPCKQGVHTNNV; encoded by the exons ATGGAGTTCGTCGACATGGACGGAAATCTAAG atcaacaactggtttgatTCCTGTCTGTTCCTTGACGGCGGCAAGGGATCATGCTGTTTGTCCTGCTCAATCAAACTGTTCGTCAGGATCATCTAGGGTTTGCGAGATTGTCAGAACAGAGGGAGGGATCCAGCATCATAATGTTTCAGACAAGGTCCGCGCAATGGAGCTAGCTATCATTGATGAACTACCGAATACAACTCACCGTTGGTGCAAGTGGCACGTGTTAAAGAAGGCGAAAGAAAGGTTGGGTGTCCTTTATGGAAAGAAATCGGAGTTCAAGAAAGACTTCCAAATGTTGGTGCATCATGTTTTAACTAAAGAGGAATTTGAGAACGGGTGGGCTGAAATGTTAGCAAAATACGGTTTGCAAAAACATCCATTCCTAACACAAATATATGAGGTTAGGCATAAGTGGGCCAAACCGTACTTCATGGGTGTGTTCTGTGCAAATATGACAAGCACACGAGGAAGTGAAAGTGCAAATCATTTGTTGAAGGGGTATGTACCGTGGGATGTCCTATGCATCTATTTATTAAGCAATTCGAGAAGATATTATTTGATAGAGACTCAGAGGAAAGCTATCAAGAAAAACGCACTGCAATT gtgtagtCTTGAAGGGGAATTGGCCTTTGGAATGCCATGCAAGCAAGGTGTACACACAAACAATGTTTGA